Proteins encoded within one genomic window of Halocatena marina:
- a CDS encoding HAH_0734 family protein produces the protein MKNLIIDGDPGIRKDAIIEYDGEEVVCFSVNRQGDWHGPERVQLWCTIGTEEEQETFERREYIPMYLETEHTDAESITVIRSASDLAV, from the coding sequence ATGAAGAACCTCATCATCGACGGCGATCCAGGAATCCGTAAGGATGCGATCATCGAATACGACGGAGAAGAGGTCGTCTGCTTCTCTGTCAATCGACAGGGCGACTGGCACGGTCCCGAACGAGTTCAGCTCTGGTGTACGATCGGTACCGAGGAAGAGCAGGAGACCTTCGAGCGCCGCGAGTACATTCCCATGTACCTCGAAACCGAACACACCGACGCCGAATCGATCACGGTGATCAGATCGGCCAGCGATCTCGCGGTCTAG